One Acutalibacter muris DNA window includes the following coding sequences:
- a CDS encoding FeoB-associated Cys-rich membrane protein: MPLTTAVNLPTIIIGAIVAAVFIVIIVRGIRRRKRGESGCGCGCSGCPNSALCHGKSTNQK, encoded by the coding sequence ATGCCGTTAACCACAGCGGTAAACCTGCCCACTATTATCATCGGGGCCATAGTCGCGGCTGTGTTCATCGTGATCATAGTCCGTGGCATACGCAGGCGAAAGCGGGGAGAGAGCGGCTGTGGCTGCGGCTGCTCGGGGTGTCCCAACAGCGCCCTGTGCCATGGAAAGAGTACAAATCAGAAATAG